The following are encoded together in the Ictalurus punctatus breed USDA103 chromosome 1, Coco_2.0, whole genome shotgun sequence genome:
- the mdc1 gene encoding mediator of DNA damage checkpoint protein 1 isoform X1 gives MGSRVYFLRRSLLFRKFSPHCCNCVQVCMDATQQIEDSFFGEEDDSDDEHELGEGKKQTEPLAVLKVFKNNHIPETEVPLYQGENVLGRDSASCSVPLQARSVSSRHAVISISVFDADDRRAHSEATEALLWDLGSLNGTRKGRLKLTPHVRYALTEGDGVVLADLPCQYVSLKNTERNTKTSTADVGREKAKGSTSTGSSSEEGRTGKGVENGRKKCALPPVPVWTDEAKSLQSIQMTPKKPETTLVPESDSDSDGEKHGRRERRRIVVSDSASSDLSSPTCSTFLTPANKIIPESEDESSITPSPALKGRFLKTGNDTEVSSDSSKPDPLHLDIDSDTDVEDEEVEMTKATPGFETAVRAQVDAVNPADMHMDSDTDVEEEAMEKARSDPEASAAPSKQDSVNPAALSMDSDTDVEENEPVETDTAPLSGPKAALDEKKEPAGSAPFHLESDTDVDDEDVPPIQESRPPTSHVAELNMNSDTDVEDDEDTTKAIEPPSGTEADSKDLGKTAKSLDGVNVPDAKMLRHQSDSDTDVEDDITEIRTPTVANVTGSSRTRSEIQTADERGTDARQDSPLQVQPVRDEVRLDSDTDVEEDEEKVEENERKCAEAAVQIVHSSTPRSAGLSEEEMETQAFLSPPQLFKRPVLPSLLHPSVSPGGVSHTDDDFAVAETQSFVCDAAQADATLDETPQFLGGPESRRSGGASSSQLGFSDISHQLAEAREPAEEDWQLQATQLYAMKNSEGSTKAGKSLDLDATQAYADVPGQEEEDDGGKEEEEEETQPLAAPGHSSIHIAETQLSKHRAQNEDNSDHDANKEVVASEPERKAEEDINAQMQVDSHLYSADTLLIVRSPRQEEQTTQPYAFLMAQIQKEQEETEKEEHENKDQEVQETDEEERARNAVNESVGQENDAEKRKENDRTVTEKKNEVTSDGPEEEKKERDENRVENDDKVDEARTHPAEADAIVETLSACEEEEQEEEQRNEPSSSRGTPPAEVESTQRLEPDHAHVAIAETLPMCDEDEGQEEDENKPKSSRRPGRGRRAAKVDPVESDKVTSVTVAETQPMCEEDKEEQEEEQQSEAISTKRSSTRRRNAKAKPAKPVESRVAILETLPMCEEEEEREEMPQSEAKSGRKSRRGRLTSKVEPTQPLDPDSSAETMKMDGQEEEQDCRRSLRGKETATAASGKGKGRGRATAEKEKRGKRVKVVQELDSEEEVDQGNKGRGRKKTRQKSKDDAEARLELVEADHEEIEHLKTQEKEEESERLQRGKKEEEDRLERERKEGEEREERELERARTESEKKEREEKEMESLERKKQPEKERREQEEKDRVEHERIDGENKEKEEKEMRERQALEQTLEKERKKQEEMDRLAREKKDREEKEQLEKETREEKEKQEKEMEQKEKEKESKDNKEGVGKEKRPAPGKRKAGLERKGGKSKKEEDQELEEGTKERLDSEQELSELQKQECEEGSSKKQEDEQAESEAKPRRGRRAARKSVAPPAGVEDEGGPAKRTRSRSNSSNSVCSEQSTQDSLTEGRRRGGRRKAVEEVNETGRPSGRRRTTTAPSTEKEDVKQAAHSRSNSRSSDGSSSSVATQNRGRGRNGRKSVKAEEPEEGEQSAPVWRGRGRGRGRGGKCPGSNDVKAEAAGEPEKEEAEVMADAEDSVMSQSSSRGRKRGADVSMLIAETPQTPKTPRRSLAGQTPKVLFTGVVDEDGEKVVVRLGGGLAKGVGDMTHLVTDKVRRTVKFLCAVARGVPIVTPDWLSKCGKAGSFLSPNGFLVKDVEQEKRFNFSLQEALRVANSQPLLQGYEIHVTPSVKPEPSQMKEIITCSGARFLPKMPSARKAQTVVVVSCEEDRALCERARSLSFPVVSAEFLLTGILQQKADVQTHALSLSPAAAAPKPAARARRK, from the exons ATGGGCAGTCGTGTTTACTTTTTAAGGCGTAGCTTACTATTCAGGAAGTTTTCCCCTCACTGCTGCAACTGCGTG CAGGTCTGCATGGACGCGACCCAGCAGATCGAGGACTCTTTCTTCGGAGAGGAGGATGACTCTGATGATGAACATGAACTgggagaaggaaagaaacaaacagagcCACTGGCCGTACTGAAAGTGTTCAAAAACAACCACATCCCAGAGACAG AGGTGCCTCTCTACCAGGGAGAGAACGTTTTGgggagagactctgcctcttgCTCTGTGCCGCTCCAAGCCCGTTCCGTATCCAGCCGGCATGCTGTCATCTCCATCTCCGTGTTTGACGCTGATGACCGGCGTGCGCACAGTGAGGCCACGGAGGCCCTGCTGTGGGACCTGGGAAGTTTAAATGGCACCAGGAAGGGTCGGCTTAAACTGACCCCACACGTACGCTACGCGCTGACCGAGGGGGATGGCGTGGTGCTCGCTGATCTGCCCTGTCAGTACGTGAGCCTGAAGAACACGGAGAGGAACACAAAGACATCCACAGCTGATGTcgggagagagaaagcgaaGGGTTCGACGTCCACCGGCAGTAGCTCGGAAGAAGGCAGGACGGGGAAAGGAGTGGAGAATGGCAGGAAGAAGTGTGCGCTGCCTCCTGTGCCAGTGTGGACTGATGAAGCGAAAAGTCTTCAATCAATACAGATGACCCCGAAAAAGCCAGAGACGACCCTAGTGCCCGAGTCTGACTCGGACTCTGATGGAGAGAAGCatggaagaagagagagaaggaggattGTGG TCTCAGACTCGGCTTCTTCCGACCTTTCCAGCCCGACGTGTTCAACGTTCCTGACCCCAGCAAACAAAATCATTCCAGAGAG TGAGGATGAGAGCTCCATTACTCCATCCCCAGCACTGAAGGGTAGATTTCTAAAGACGGGGAATGACACTGAGGTCTCCTCAGACTCCTCTAAACCTGACCCACTGCACTTGGACATAGACAGTGATACAGATGTTGAGGATGAAGAGGTGGAAATGACGAAGGCTACGCCCGGATTTGAGACTGCTGTCAGAGCGCAAGTGGATGCCGTAAATCCTGCTGATATGCATATggacagtgacactgatgtagaggaggaggCGATGGAGAAGGCCAGGAGTGATCCAGAAGCTTCAGCTGCACCTTCAAAGCAGGACTCGGTAAATCCAGCTGCTCTGTCCATGGACAGCGATACAGATGTAGAGGAGAATGAGCCTGTTGAAACGGACACCGCTCCGCTTTCTGGACCCAAGGCTGCTCTGGACGAGAAGAAAGAACCAGCGGGTTCTGCCCCGTTTCACTTGGAGAGCGATACCGATGTAGACGATGAGGATGTTCCTCCTATCCAAGAGTCCAGACCTCCAACCAGTCATGTAGCTGAGCTCAACATGAACAGCGATACTGATGTCGAGGACGACGAGGACACAACAAAAGCTATCGAGCCACCTTCAGGCACTGAGGCGGACAGCAAAGATCTGGGGAAAACGGCCAAATCTCTAGACGGCGTCAATGTTCCAGATGCCAAAATGTTGCGTCATCAGTCAGACAGTGATACAGATGTGGAGGACGATATCACCGAGATCAGAACTCCCACAGTAGCCAACGTAACAGGAAGCTCTCGGACGCGTTCAGAGATTCAGACCGCTGATGAACGCGGCACAGACGCGCGGCAAGACAGTCCTCTTCAAGTCCAACCGGTGCGGGACGAGGTCAGGCTGGACAGCGACACGGAcgtggaggaggatgaagagaagGTGGAGGAGAATGAGCGGAAGTGTGCAGAAGCAGCAGTACAGATTGTCCACTCGTCTACACCAAGAAGTGCAG GCTTGTCTGAAGAGGAGATGGAAACACAAGCGTTCCTCAGTCCACCTCAGCTGTTCAAAC GGCCGGTTCTCCCCTCTCTCCTCCACCCTTCTGTCTCTCCTGGAGGTGTCAGTCACACTGATGACGACTTTGCCGTGGCTGAAACTCAGTCCTTTGTGTGTGATGCTGCTCAAGCTGATGCTACGCTAGACGAGACGCCTCAGTTTCTGGGTGGCCCTGAATCTCGGCGCTCAGGTGGAGCCTCATCCTCCCAGCTGGGCTTTTCAGACATCAGCCATCAACTGGCAGAAGCCAGGGAACCTGCAGAGGAGGACTGGCAACTACAGGCAACTCAGTTATACG cTATGAAAAATTCAGAAGGCAGTACTAAAGCTGGGAAATCGCTGGATCTAGATGCTACACAGGCTTACGCTGATGTCCCAGGccaagaggaggaggatgatggtggaaaagaggaggaagaagaggagacgCAGCCACTGGCCGCTCCGGGCCACTCCAGCATCCACATTGCTGAAACACAGCTCAGCAAACACAGAGCCCAGAATGAAGATAACAGCGATCATGATGCTAATAAGGAGGTCGTTGCTAGTGAACCAGAAAGAAAGGCAGAAGAGGATATTAATGCTCAGATGCAAGTGGATTCACATCTCTACTCTGCAGACACTCTGCTGATCGTCAGGAGCCCGAGGCAGGAGGAGCAGACTACTCAACCCTACGCTTTCCTCATGGCCCAAATTCAGAAAGAACAGGAGGAGACGGAGAAAGAGGAGCATGAGAACAAAGATCAAGAGGTACAAGAGACGGATGAGGAAGAAAGGGCTCGAAATGCAGTGAATGAAAGCGTGGGACAAGAGAATGATgcggagaaaagaaaagaaaatgacagaACGGTGACGGAAAAGAAGAATGAAGTGACTAGTGACGGGccagaagaggagaagaaggaaaggGACGAGAATAGAGTAGAAAATGACGATAAAGTAGATGAAGCGCGAACACATCCTGCTGAGGCTGATGCTATTGTTGAAACACTGTCTGCGTGTGAGGAAGAAGAGCAGGAGGAAGAGCAGCGGAATGAACCTAGCTCCAGCAGAGGAACACCGCCTGCTGAGGTTGAATCAACACAGCGTCTCGAGCCTGATCATGCTCATGTTGCTATTGCTGAAACACTGCCTATGTGTGATGAAGACGAAGGACAGGAGGAAGATGAGAATAAACCTAAGAGTAGCAGAAGACCTGGTAGAGGGAGACGGGCTGCTAAAGTTGATCCTGTCGAGTCTGACAAAGTCACCAGTGTGACCGTTGCTGAAACGCAGCCTATGTGTGAGGAGGATAAGGAGGAACAGGAAGAAGAGCAACAGAGTGAAGCCATATCTACCAAGAGATCCAGTACGAGGAGACGTAACGCTAAGGCGAAGCCAGCAAAACCTGTCGAGTCTCGTGTCGCCATTCTTGAAACCCTACCGATGtgtgaagaagaggaagaacgGGAGGAAATGCCACAGAGTGAAGCCAAATCTGGTAGAAAATCCCGCAGAGGAAGGCTGACTTCTAAAGTTGAGCCCACACAACCTCTCGATCCCGATTCTTCTGCTGAAAcaatgaagatggatggacaggaGGAAGAGCAAGACTGTCGGAGGAGCCTGAGAGGAAAAGAAACAGCAACAGCAGCATCTGGCAAGGGTAAAGGCAGAGGAAGAGCTAcggcagagaaagagaagagagggaagCGAGTGAAAGTAGTGCAAGAGTTGGACAGTGAAGAAGAGGTAGACCAAGGGAACAAAGGAAGAGGACGAAAGAAGACGAGGCAGAAATCCAAAGATGATGCCGAGGCCAGACTCGAGCTAGTGGAAGCTGATCATGAAGAAATAGAGCATTTAAAAACgcaagagaaagaggaggaaagTGAGAGACTGCAGAGGgggaagaaggaagaagaagatcggctagaaagagagaggaaggaggGGGAAGAGAGGGAAGAACGTGAACTGGAGAGAGCGAGAACGGAGAGcgaaaagaaggaaagagaagagaaagagatggaaagTTTGGAAAGGAAGAAGCAGCCggaaaaagaaaggagagaacaagaagaaaaagacagGGTAGAACACGAGAGGATTGATGGAGAAAAtaaggaaaaggaagaaaaggagaTGAGGGAAAGACAAGCGCTTGAGCAAACgcttgaaaaagaaaggaaaaaacaagaagaaatgGACCGATTagcaagagaaaaaaaggatagagaagagaaagaacagCTAGAGAAAGAAACGAgggaagagaaggaaaaacaagaaaaagaaatggaacaaaaggagaaggaaaaagagagtAAAGACAATAAAGAGGGTgtgggaaaagaaaagagaccAGCACCAGGAAAACGGAAAGCGGGGCTagaaagaaagggagggaaAAGCAAGAAAGAGGAGGATCAAGAATTAGAAGAAGGAACTAAAGAAAGACTGGACTCTGAACAAGAATTAAGTGAGCTACAAAAACAAGAATGTGAAGAAGGGAGCAGTAAAAAGCAAGAGGATGAACAAGCCGAGAGTGAAGCGAAACCCAGACGAGGCAGACGCGCTGCCAGGAAATCTGTTGCGCCGCCTGCTGGTGTGGAGGACGAAGGCGGTCCAGCTAAAAGAACTCGCTCGCGCTCCAACTCCTCTAACTCTGTGTGTTCAGAGCAGTCCACTCAGGATAGCCTGACCGAAGGAAGAAGAAGGGGGGGAAGGAGGAAAGCTGTTGAAGAAGTGAATGAGACAGGCAGGCCATCAGGCAGAAGAAGAACTACCACAGCACCCTCTACTGAGAAGGAGGACGTAAAGCAGGCTGCTCACTCTCGCTCCAACTCCAGGAGCTCTGACGGATCCAGCAGCAGTGTGGCCACTCAGAACCGAGGCAGGGGGAGGAACGGGAGGAAGAGTGTGAAAGCAGAAGAGCCGGAGGAGGGAGAACAGTCAGCACCTGtgtggagaggaagagggagaggaagaggaagaggtggGAAATGTCCTGGGTCAAATGACGTTAAAGCGGAGGCGGCAGGTGAGCCAGAGAAGGAGGAGGCTGAGGTTATGGCTGATGCTGAGGACAGTGTTATGAGCCAAAGCAGCAGCAGGGGGCGTAAAAGAGGTGCTGATGTTTCTATGCTGATAGCAGAAACTCCACAGACTCCTAAAACCCCTCGCCGCTCTCTAGCCGGACAGACACCCAAG GTTCTGTTTACAGGAGTAGTGGATGAGGATGGGGAGAAGGTGGTGGTGCGTCTGGGTGGAGGGCTGGCGAAAGGTGTGGGTGATATGACTCACCTAGTGACCGATAAAGTCCGTCGTACCGTTAAGTTCCTGTGTGCCGTGGCCCGAGGAGTTCCGATCGTTACCCCTGACTGGTTGAGTAAG TGTGGTAAAGCAGGAAGCTTCCTCTCCCCTAATGGATTCTTAGTGAAAGATGTAGAGCAAGAGAAGAGATTTAACTTCAGTCTGCAGGAAGCTCTGAGAGTAGCCAACTCTCAGCCCTTATTGCAG GGCTATGAAATTCATGTAACACCCTCTGTGAAGCCTGAGCCGTCTCAGATGAAAGAAATCATCACTTGCTCTGGGGCACGCTTTCTTCCCAAAATGCCCTCTGCTCGCAAG GCTCAgacggtggtggtggtgtcgTGTGAAGAGGACCGGGCACTGTGTGAAAGAGCTCGGAGTTTGTCTTTTCCTGTGGTCAGTGCCGAGTTCCTGCTGACTGGCATTCTACAGCAAAAAGCGGACGTACAAacacacgcgctctctctctcacctgccGCTGCAGCGCCCAAACCTGCCGCCCGAGCTCGTAGAAAGTAG